A genomic region of Streptomyces sp. NBC_00162 contains the following coding sequences:
- a CDS encoding GbsR/MarR family transcriptional regulator, translating into MPGGRLTQQERQQIAMGVADGLAYAEIGRRLDRPTSTITREVMRNGGPAGYRADLAHRATGHRAHRRKQTAPRGQQVPVQAHGRDPEAVRAYEEVFTTLLMASGLPKMTARVLVSLYTTDAGSLTASALAQRLAVSPASISKAIAFLESQGLVRRERDERRRERYIVDDDVWYQSMIASARSTAQLAETARQGVGILGPDTPAATRLENIARFVDFVSESITRAAEQAREILHAKPATTSGSAATPGSDPG; encoded by the coding sequence CGGGAGGCCGGCTCACTCAGCAGGAACGTCAGCAGATCGCAATGGGGGTGGCCGACGGGCTCGCCTACGCGGAGATAGGCAGACGTCTGGACCGTCCGACCTCGACGATCACGCGCGAGGTGATGCGCAACGGCGGCCCCGCCGGCTACCGCGCCGATCTGGCCCACCGAGCCACCGGACACCGCGCCCACCGGCGCAAGCAGACCGCACCCCGAGGGCAGCAGGTTCCGGTGCAGGCCCACGGACGCGACCCCGAGGCCGTGCGCGCGTACGAGGAGGTGTTCACGACCCTCCTCATGGCCTCGGGCCTGCCCAAGATGACGGCCCGGGTACTGGTGTCCCTCTACACCACGGACGCGGGCAGCCTCACCGCGTCCGCGCTCGCCCAGCGCCTCGCGGTCAGCCCGGCGTCGATCTCCAAAGCGATCGCGTTCCTGGAGAGTCAGGGCCTCGTCCGCAGGGAACGCGACGAACGCCGCCGCGAGCGCTACATCGTCGACGACGACGTGTGGTACCAGTCGATGATCGCCAGCGCGCGCTCCACCGCTCAGCTCGCCGAGACCGCACGGCAGGGGGTGGGCATCCTCGGCCCTGACACCCCGGCCGCCACCCGCCTCGAGAACATCGCCCGCTTCGTCGACTTCGTCTCCGAGAGCATCACCCGGGCCGCGGAGCAGGCCCGCGAGATCCTCCACGCGAAACCTGCGACGACCTCAGGCAGCGCTGCCACGCCGGGCTCAGACCCCGGATAG